In Candidatus Desulfatibia profunda, one DNA window encodes the following:
- a CDS encoding glycosyltransferase family 2 protein — MGKPTISIAVIAKNEADRIGRLLERASFADEVVVVDSGSRDGTQALCEQAGAMVIFNEWPGYANQKNFAMEQTTSEWILNLDADEEVSAALAAEISNAVRYAAPEVHAFSMPRLSRYLGRWIKHGGWYPDRKVRLVRKGNGKWSSDQLHEKLLVDGKVERLSEPILHHVYRHISDQVKTIDRFSDIYAVQRAPAGSGFVLAGAGHALGKFLECYVWKLGVLDGIPGLIIAMNSAWYVFLKHAKAWERGFTGEK; from the coding sequence ATGGGAAAACCAACCATAAGCATTGCCGTGATCGCAAAGAACGAAGCCGACCGGATCGGTCGTCTGCTGGAGAGGGCCTCTTTTGCTGATGAGGTGGTCGTCGTCGATTCCGGAAGCAGGGACGGTACGCAAGCCCTCTGCGAACAGGCCGGAGCCATGGTTATATTTAATGAGTGGCCGGGCTATGCAAACCAAAAGAATTTTGCGATGGAACAGACCACATCAGAATGGATTCTCAATCTTGATGCCGATGAAGAAGTATCGGCGGCTCTGGCTGCAGAGATCAGCAATGCTGTTCGGTATGCCGCTCCGGAAGTGCATGCTTTTTCCATGCCCAGATTATCCCGCTATCTCGGGCGCTGGATAAAACACGGCGGATGGTATCCGGACCGTAAAGTGCGCCTTGTCCGTAAGGGAAACGGCAAGTGGAGTAGTGATCAGTTACATGAAAAACTTCTGGTTGATGGAAAAGTTGAGCGTCTGTCAGAACCGATTCTTCACCACGTTTACCGGCATATTTCAGATCAAGTGAAAACCATAGACAGGTTTTCGGATATTTATGCCGTCCAAAGAGCTCCGGCCGGCAGCGGGTTTGTCCTGGCCGGTGCAGGACATGCTCTCGGGAAATTTTTGGAGTGCTATGTCTGGAAGCTTGGCGTTCTGGACGGGATACCGGGGTTAATTATTGCCATGAATTCTGCCTGGTATGTGTTTTTGAAGCATGCCAAAGCGTGGGAACGTGGCTTTACAGGAGAAAAATAA
- a CDS encoding lysophospholipid acyltransferase family protein: MFDLEKAAYKSIETVFRLIGLIPRKWTFRLGNFLGHLLFMADGKHRDIVLSNLSRAFGHEKSPYEIKMLAKQVFTNSLQIVFDIGWSLRLDKEQLMKYFTIEGRSNIKNAYEQGRGVLVLTAHFGNWELLSVLGAMLNYPLSVVYRPLDFKPLERFFIHLRTRFGGKVVPNKRSLLALLRSLGRGEMVVLLMDQNVDWYEGVFVDFLGHRACTNSGLALLALKTRAPVVPVFMVREKEGFIANFLPEIPLQKTGDQTRDMEDNTQQYNHVIESFLRRYPDQWFWFHQRWKTRPYQPWPRN, from the coding sequence ATGTTTGACTTAGAAAAAGCAGCTTACAAATCCATCGAAACCGTGTTCAGGCTTATCGGCCTGATACCGCGGAAATGGACTTTCAGATTAGGCAATTTCCTGGGTCATTTATTGTTTATGGCCGATGGAAAGCACCGTGACATCGTTTTGAGCAATTTATCCCGTGCCTTTGGTCACGAAAAGAGTCCATATGAGATCAAAATGCTCGCCAAACAGGTTTTCACAAATTCCCTTCAGATTGTGTTTGATATCGGCTGGTCCCTTCGTTTGGATAAAGAGCAGTTGATGAAGTATTTTACGATTGAAGGCCGGTCCAATATCAAAAATGCCTATGAACAGGGCAGGGGTGTATTGGTGCTTACGGCCCATTTTGGCAACTGGGAACTTTTGTCGGTCCTTGGCGCCATGCTCAACTACCCCTTGAGTGTTGTCTATCGTCCGCTTGACTTTAAACCCCTGGAGCGATTTTTTATTCATCTGAGAACCCGCTTCGGCGGCAAGGTGGTTCCCAATAAACGCTCCTTGCTCGCGCTGTTAAGAAGTCTGGGGCGCGGTGAAATGGTGGTACTGCTGATGGATCAGAATGTCGACTGGTATGAAGGTGTTTTCGTGGACTTTCTGGGGCATAGGGCTTGTACCAACAGTGGTTTGGCGTTATTGGCCTTAAAAACCCGGGCACCGGTGGTTCCCGTTTTTATGGTACGTGAAAAAGAGGGCTTTATAGCCAATTTTTTGCCGGAAATCCCGCTTCAAAAAACCGGGGATCAAACCCGGGATATGGAAGACAATACCCAGCAGTATAATCATGTCATAGAATCGTTTTTGCGCCGATATCCGGACCAATGGTTCTGGTTCCATCAGCGCTGGAAGACTAGACCGTATCAGCCGTGGCCCAGAAATTAA